Genomic segment of Tissierella sp.:
CAACTAGGATCATAATAGGCGGAGTACCAACTATACCGGGGAAGACCATGCCTGAAAAAAAGGAGTATTTAGTAAATCATATGGACTACCTTAGAACAGCTGTAATGCATGAACCAAGAGGACATAATGATATGTTTGGCTCCATTATAACTGCTACTACTGTGCCAGAGGCAGATTTGGGAATAATATTCATGGATGGTGGAGGATACTTAAATATGTGTGGGCACGGAAGTATTGGTGCAGCTACAGTAGCAGTAGAGACCGGAATGGTAGAAGTGACAGAGCCAATTACAAATATTGTATTGGAAGCTCCAGCTGGATTAGTTAAAGCTAAGGTAAAGGTTGAAAAGGGAAGAGCTAAGGAAGTTTCAGTAGTCAATGTTCCTTCATTTTTATATAAAAAGGATATTGAAGTGGAAGTAGCTGATTTGGGTATAGTGAAGTTTGATATTTCTTTTGGAGGCAGTTTCTTTGCCATAGTGAGAGATACTGAATTAAAGGTAGATATTGATACAAAGAATTTGAATATAATAATCGAAAGAGCTATGAAACTAAGGGATATCATTAATAAAGAAATCCAAGTACAACATCCAACTCAATCTCATATTAATACTGTTGATTTAGTAGAAGTTTATGGAAATCCCAAGAGTGAGGATGCAAATTATCAAAATGTAGTAATATTTGGAGATGGTCAAGCTGATAGATCCCCTTGTGGAACAGGTACAAGCGCTAAAATGGCAACCTTGTATGCCAAGGGAGAACTAGGTATTGATGAAGCCTTCGTATATGAAAGTATAATCAATACTAAATTTAAAGGTAGAGTCTTGGAAGAATGCAAAGTTGGTGAATTTGACGCCATAATACCTGAAATAACAGGCTCTGCTTTTATAACCGGATTCAACCATTTTGTAATAGATGAAGAAGATCCAGTAAAATATGGATTTGTTTTGAAATAATAATCAAGGCCCCCATTTATAATTAATATAAGTGGGGGTTTAATTTTTCATACTTCATGATTTAGATTTTTCCAAAATGTAAAATAGCAAAATTAGTTACATATAATTTTTAAAAAAGATTGACAGATATAAAGTGGTATAATATACTAATTATAGACCGGCAGTCGGTCGATAAAACAGAATGGAGTGACAAAATGAGAATTATTAAAGAATATGATGAGAGAAGAAATGAAATTCTAGATACTGCTGAAAGGCTGTTTTATATGAAGGGATATGATAAATGTACTGTTAATGACATACTCAAAGGGGTGGGCATTGCAAAGGGTACTTTTTATCATTATTTTAAATCAAAAGAAGAAGTTTTAGATGAAATTGTGCTTAGGTACAAAGACATTGTAGTCAGTAGAGCTAATGAAATACTTAAGATGAATAATATTAGTCAAGAAGAAAAACTCTTGAGGGCATTTATGGCAATGAGGATTACAAGCCAGATTGATGATAATATGCTAGATGATATACATAAAGTTGAAAATGCTTTATTGCATCAGAAAGTCTTAAATCAAATGGTTACGACTATGGCGCCTATTTTAGTAAAGATTATTGAAGAAGGAATTGCAAATAAGGTATGGAACTGTAGATATCCTCTGGAGTACATGCAGATTTTTCTGGCATCATCATTATCTTTAACAGATGAAGGTATTTTTGAACTAGATGCTGATTCGCAGATGAAGGTAATGGCAGCAATAATTTCCATGCTTGAGAAAATGCTGGATGTTCCAGAAGACTCTTTTATGCAGTTATTTATGCAGAACTACGGATAAATTTAGATAAGTAGGTAAAAAACCGAACAGGAAAGGAGTAGGTAAATGAAATGGTCAATGGTTAAAAATGATTTTGTAAGAAATAAAGTTATTAATATTGCATTGCTTTTGTTTATGATGTTTTCGGCAAGTATTGCAGTTTTGTCTATGTTAATGGCAGTTAAAACCTTTACATCTATTTCTGGATTATATAAGACGGCGCAGCCGCCTCATTTCCTTCAGATGCACAAAGGAGAACTCAATCATGAGCAAATAAACAAGTTTATATCAGAAAATGAATTGGTGACTTATAGTCAAATAGTCACAATGATTAATGTCTACGGAGAAAATCTTATTGTTGTTGGAAAGGAGGATTCTTATGATCTTTCTGATTGTCGTCTTGATATTGGTCTTGTAAAGCAGAATGAAGCCAAGGATTTACTCTTAAATTCTGAACATAAAAAAATAACCCTTTATGAAGGGGAAATAGGCATTCCAATAATATTGAAGGGAATGTATGATATTGAAATCGGTGACAGCCTTATTTTGATCGATCATGATGTCAGAGCTGAGTTTGTGATTAAAGAATTTGTTTTAGATTCTCAGATGAATTCCACAATGGCATCATCTACGAGAATGCTCATAAGCGATGAAGATTTTGAAAAGCTTTCAGGTAAGGTAGGAGAGCATGAATATCTTATAGAAGCTTATTTCTCAAATACAAATGAAGCTTCACTTTTCCAAACCTCCTATGAGAATGCAGGACTTCCGCAGAATGGTCAGGCAGTAACCTACACAATGATTTTTTTACTTAGTGCTATGACTGATATCGTTACAGTATTTGTTTTGCTTCTGGTAAGCCTGTTTTTAATTATTGTTTCCTTTATTTGTATAAAGTTTACAATTATGGCTGCTCTGGAGGAAGAAGTCAGTGAAATCGGCACAATGAAGGCCATAGGTCTGACCTTTGCTGATATAAGAGACTTATATCTTAGCAAGTATCGGGTACTAGCTATTATAGGTGTAATAGCAGGATATATAATAGCATTGCTAAGTAGTGGCGTATTTACAAAGCATATTAGTACTACATTTGGAAATATAAAAACATCTCCTTTGGCAGTGATATTGTCACTTGCAGTTGCTTGTCTAGTTTTTCTTCTTATAAATTATTATTGTAAAAAAGTATTGAAGAAAATTAAAAATCTTACAGTTGTTGATGCTTTAGTTAGTGGAAAGGGGTTTGAAAAAGAGAAAGGCTCTATAAAGGACGGATTGCACAAAAACAAGAGACTTTCTGTTAACTGGCTAATGAGTATGCGTGAGATTTTCCATAAGTTTAATAACTGGATAATTGTATTTGTGGTTGTGTTAATTGCTGTAATGATGATTATGATTCCAGTTAATCTGTTGAATACCTTTGAGGCACCTGAATTCATCACTTATATGGGAAGTTCGCTGGAGGATATCTTGATTGAAGTGGAAAATGGGGAAAAGCTTGAAATTAACTATTATAATGTAAAAGAGCTTTTGGAAAAGGATAATTCTATTAATGATTATTATGAATATCGAACTATACGAGTCAAGGCTGCTAATTCTAACAATATACTTATAAATCTGGATATAGACAGTGGAGATAACGCAGGAAATGGATTACAGTATATCAGTGGCAAGGCTCCTGAAGGAGAAAATGAGCTTGCTATTTCTTATCTCAATGCCAATGAAATTGAGAAAGAGGTTGGAGATGAAATTATACTTTTATTTGATAACAAAGAGCAGAAATTTGCAATTTCAGGAATCTATCAGGATGTTACCAGTGGTGGGATTACAGCCAAGTCAAAATATGGATTTTCAGATCTTGATGCTAACAAATATTCATTTTCTATTAATCTCAAGGATAATTCAGAAGTAGAAAATAAGGCGGATGAATGGACAAAAATCCTTGGAACAGGAGTAACGGTAGATCCAATGGAGGAGTTTATTAATCAGACTCTGGGTGGAGTTTCAAAACAGCTTAGGACTATGGTTTTTGCAATTATAATTATTGGCTCATGTTTAGTAATGCTTATTACTGTTTTGTTTCTGAAGCTTCGTTTTGCAAAAGACTTATCTGAAATAGCAGTTTTAAAAGCTATAGGGTTTTCAGAACAGGATTTAAGTAAGCAGTACATGATAAAAACAGGTTTTGTTTCAATAATGGGCATCTTGGCAGGAATTATCTTTACTGATCTATTAGGAGAAAAGATTGTTAACGCTGCCCTAGGTATAGCAGGAATTGGGGTTAAGAAAGTTCACCTTATTACCAATTCTGTAATGGAATACATCATTTGTCCATTGTTATTGATGATGCTTATACTCTTGGTAACATGGATTATTATGAGAACAATTAAAAAATATAATATTATTTCTATTATTAAAGAATAGAAAGTATGGGGGTGCCACTTGAAAAGGATATTAGAAGTAAATAATTTATGTAAAAGTTTTGAAGATATACAGGTGTTAAATGATATAAGTTTTAAGGTTGATGAGGGGGAATTCATAGCAATTATGGGACAGTCCGGCTCTGGGAAATCTACTTTGCTTTATAGTATAAGTGGAATGGATAGACCAACTTCCGGTAATGTGCTGCTTTGTGGCAAGGATATATCAAATCTTAATGATGAAAAGATGAGTGAAGTAAGACTAAAGCAGATAGGATTTGTTTTTCAACACTCATATCTCTTGAAAAATTTATCTATCAGGGATAATATTGTACTCCCTGGATTCAAGGCTGGCACTTTAAGAGATCAGGTAAATCAAGATGCAGATGATCTAATGGAAAAGACAGGAATTTCCAGTCTGGGTAGTCATGATATTAAGAAGGTTTCAGGAGGGCAGCTACAGCGTGCAGCAATCTGCCGGGCTCTTATTAATCATCCGGATATTCTATTTGGTGATGAACCTACTGGAGCCCTAAACAATAGCACCACAAGAGAAGTAATGGATATTATAAATGGGGTCAATTCAGAAGGTACTACGGTCATTATTGTTACCCATGATGCAAAAGTAGCTGCAAGGGCAAGCAGAGTGATATACATTATAGATGGAAATATCCATGATGAACTAATCTTAGGAAAATATGAGGGAGATGAAGAGACAAAATCTTGTCGTGACAAAAAGTTATA
This window contains:
- a CDS encoding ABC transporter ATP-binding protein; the encoded protein is MKRILEVNNLCKSFEDIQVLNDISFKVDEGEFIAIMGQSGSGKSTLLYSISGMDRPTSGNVLLCGKDISNLNDEKMSEVRLKQIGFVFQHSYLLKNLSIRDNIVLPGFKAGTLRDQVNQDADDLMEKTGISSLGSHDIKKVSGGQLQRAAICRALINHPDILFGDEPTGALNNSTTREVMDIINGVNSEGTTVIIVTHDAKVAARASRVIYIIDGNIHDELILGKYEGDEETKSCRDKKLYEWLEKQGF
- a CDS encoding TetR/AcrR family transcriptional regulator, with amino-acid sequence MRIIKEYDERRNEILDTAERLFYMKGYDKCTVNDILKGVGIAKGTFYHYFKSKEEVLDEIVLRYKDIVVSRANEILKMNNISQEEKLLRAFMAMRITSQIDDNMLDDIHKVENALLHQKVLNQMVTTMAPILVKIIEEGIANKVWNCRYPLEYMQIFLASSLSLTDEGIFELDADSQMKVMAAIISMLEKMLDVPEDSFMQLFMQNYG
- a CDS encoding proline racemase, coding for MNFTKSIHAVDSHTMGEPTRIIIGGVPTIPGKTMPEKKEYLVNHMDYLRTAVMHEPRGHNDMFGSIITATTVPEADLGIIFMDGGGYLNMCGHGSIGAATVAVETGMVEVTEPITNIVLEAPAGLVKAKVKVEKGRAKEVSVVNVPSFLYKKDIEVEVADLGIVKFDISFGGSFFAIVRDTELKVDIDTKNLNIIIERAMKLRDIINKEIQVQHPTQSHINTVDLVEVYGNPKSEDANYQNVVIFGDGQADRSPCGTGTSAKMATLYAKGELGIDEAFVYESIINTKFKGRVLEECKVGEFDAIIPEITGSAFITGFNHFVIDEEDPVKYGFVLK
- a CDS encoding FtsX-like permease family protein; its protein translation is MKWSMVKNDFVRNKVINIALLLFMMFSASIAVLSMLMAVKTFTSISGLYKTAQPPHFLQMHKGELNHEQINKFISENELVTYSQIVTMINVYGENLIVVGKEDSYDLSDCRLDIGLVKQNEAKDLLLNSEHKKITLYEGEIGIPIILKGMYDIEIGDSLILIDHDVRAEFVIKEFVLDSQMNSTMASSTRMLISDEDFEKLSGKVGEHEYLIEAYFSNTNEASLFQTSYENAGLPQNGQAVTYTMIFLLSAMTDIVTVFVLLLVSLFLIIVSFICIKFTIMAALEEEVSEIGTMKAIGLTFADIRDLYLSKYRVLAIIGVIAGYIIALLSSGVFTKHISTTFGNIKTSPLAVILSLAVACLVFLLINYYCKKVLKKIKNLTVVDALVSGKGFEKEKGSIKDGLHKNKRLSVNWLMSMREIFHKFNNWIIVFVVVLIAVMMIMIPVNLLNTFEAPEFITYMGSSLEDILIEVENGEKLEINYYNVKELLEKDNSINDYYEYRTIRVKAANSNNILINLDIDSGDNAGNGLQYISGKAPEGENELAISYLNANEIEKEVGDEIILLFDNKEQKFAISGIYQDVTSGGITAKSKYGFSDLDANKYSFSINLKDNSEVENKADEWTKILGTGVTVDPMEEFINQTLGGVSKQLRTMVFAIIIIGSCLVMLITVLFLKLRFAKDLSEIAVLKAIGFSEQDLSKQYMIKTGFVSIMGILAGIIFTDLLGEKIVNAALGIAGIGVKKVHLITNSVMEYIICPLLLMMLILLVTWIIMRTIKKYNIISIIKE